The following are encoded in a window of Sphaerisporangium siamense genomic DNA:
- a CDS encoding helix-turn-helix transcriptional regulator, with translation MTVVPPSGTDPMSCEEYGYGLGRPDGILVLKYRSAAVLEFGRSREDFLHQLYWSPEGMLSTRYGADTQFIGPREAFWAHRAVSHEVQATDWHTVYRICLREVPPALAGLRAGPVSIDDEAARLVLAIARTGQDEEEALVARRRIMAGLGASTREFVSHHATGTGFAMQVARALSHDPGDPVRLDEWAERLHISVKTLQRDFEREFGMSYSQWRTRLRLRAARTLLEIHPVAEVARRVGYATPSAFIAAFTKEYGCTPGRYALRRPESA, from the coding sequence GTGACGGTCGTGCCCCCTTCCGGGACGGATCCGATGTCGTGCGAGGAGTACGGCTACGGTCTCGGCCGGCCCGACGGCATCCTGGTGCTCAAGTACCGCTCGGCGGCCGTGCTCGAATTCGGCCGGAGCCGGGAGGACTTCCTGCACCAGCTCTACTGGTCGCCCGAGGGCATGCTCTCCACCCGGTACGGCGCCGACACGCAGTTCATCGGACCACGGGAGGCGTTCTGGGCCCACCGTGCCGTGAGCCACGAGGTACAGGCCACGGACTGGCACACCGTGTACCGGATCTGCCTGCGCGAGGTGCCGCCGGCGCTCGCCGGGCTCCGGGCCGGACCGGTCTCCATCGACGACGAGGCGGCCCGGCTCGTCCTGGCGATCGCCCGTACCGGTCAGGACGAGGAGGAGGCGCTCGTCGCCCGCCGCCGCATCATGGCCGGACTCGGCGCGTCGACCCGCGAGTTCGTCAGCCACCACGCCACCGGCACCGGTTTCGCGATGCAGGTCGCCCGCGCGCTGTCGCACGACCCGGGCGACCCGGTCCGCCTGGACGAGTGGGCCGAACGGCTGCACATCAGCGTCAAGACCCTGCAACGCGACTTCGAGCGCGAGTTCGGCATGTCGTACTCGCAGTGGCGTACCCGCCTGCGCCTGCGCGCGGCACGGACCCTGCTGGAGATCCACCCGGTGGCCGAGGTCGCGCGGCGCGTCGGATACGCCACCCCGTCGGCCTTCATCGCCGCCTTCACCAAGGAGTACGGCTGCACCCCCGGCCGCTACGCCCTCCGCCGGCCCGAGTCGGCATGA
- the rox gene encoding rifampin monooxygenase, translating into MFDVVIAGAGPTGLMLASELRLHGVHVLVLEKDAEPAGIVRALGLHVRSIEVMDQRGLLERFLAHGRKSRLGGYFAGIDKPWPDRLDTAHSYILGIPQTVTDRLLAERATELGAEIRRGHELTGLSQDDQGVTAELADGTRLRARYLVGCDGGRSTVRKLLGVGFPGEPARTEWLLGEMEVTEDSATVAAIVAEVRETHRGFGAGPLGDGLYRVVVPAEGVAEDRTVPPSLEEFKRRLRVFAGTDFGVHSPRWLSRFGDGTRQAERYRVGRVLMAGDAAHVHPPLGGQGLNLGIQDAFNLGWKLAAEVGGWAPEGLLDSYHAERHPVAADVLNNTRVQSELMSLEPGPRAVRRLLAELMDFEEVHRHLIEKITAIGVRYDFGEGHELLGRRMRDVALKRGRLYELTRDGRGLLLDQTGRLSVAGWADRVDHVFDVSEELDVPAVLLRPDGHVAWAGDDQRDLLGHLPRWFGAAVAAG; encoded by the coding sequence ATGTTCGACGTGGTCATCGCCGGTGCCGGGCCGACAGGCTTGATGCTGGCCAGTGAGCTGCGGCTGCACGGTGTGCACGTGCTCGTGCTGGAGAAGGACGCCGAGCCGGCCGGAATCGTCCGCGCGCTCGGCCTGCACGTGCGCAGCATCGAGGTGATGGACCAGCGCGGCCTGCTGGAGCGGTTCCTCGCCCACGGCCGGAAGTCCAGGCTCGGTGGATACTTCGCCGGCATCGACAAGCCGTGGCCGGACAGGCTGGACACCGCGCATTCGTACATCCTCGGCATCCCCCAGACCGTCACCGATCGCCTGCTGGCCGAGCGTGCCACCGAGCTCGGCGCCGAGATCCGGCGCGGCCATGAGCTGACCGGGCTGAGCCAGGACGACCAGGGAGTGACCGCCGAGCTGGCCGACGGCACGCGGCTGCGCGCGCGCTACCTCGTCGGGTGCGACGGCGGCCGCAGCACGGTGCGCAAGCTGCTCGGCGTCGGCTTCCCCGGTGAGCCCGCCAGGACCGAGTGGCTGCTGGGCGAGATGGAGGTGACCGAGGACTCGGCGACGGTCGCCGCCATCGTCGCGGAAGTCCGCGAGACCCATCGCGGGTTCGGCGCCGGGCCCCTCGGGGACGGGCTGTACCGCGTCGTGGTGCCCGCCGAAGGAGTCGCCGAGGACCGTACGGTCCCGCCGTCCCTTGAGGAGTTCAAGCGGCGGCTGCGGGTGTTCGCCGGCACGGACTTCGGCGTGCACTCGCCGCGCTGGCTGTCGCGGTTCGGCGACGGCACCCGGCAGGCCGAACGCTACCGGGTCGGCCGTGTGCTGATGGCCGGCGACGCGGCGCACGTCCACCCGCCGCTGGGCGGGCAGGGGCTCAACCTCGGCATCCAGGACGCGTTCAACCTCGGCTGGAAACTGGCCGCCGAGGTCGGCGGCTGGGCGCCGGAGGGGCTGCTGGACAGCTACCACGCCGAACGGCACCCGGTGGCCGCCGACGTGCTGAACAACACCCGCGTGCAGTCCGAGCTGATGTCCCTCGAACCAGGCCCCCGGGCGGTGCGCCGGCTGCTGGCGGAACTGATGGACTTCGAGGAGGTGCACCGGCACCTGATCGAGAAGATCACCGCGATCGGGGTCCGCTACGACTTCGGCGAGGGGCACGAACTGCTCGGCCGGAGGATGCGGGACGTGGCGCTGAAGCGGGGGCGCCTCTATGAGCTGACGCGCGACGGCCGTGGACTGCTGCTAGACCAGACCGGCCGGCTTTCGGTGGCGGGGTGGGCGGATCGGGTCGACCACGTCTTCGACGTCAGCGAGGAACTGGACGTGCCCGCCGTGCTGCTGCGCCCGGACGGCCACGTGGCGTGGGCCGGCGACGACCAGCGGGATCTGCTCGGCCACCTGCCTCGGTGGTTCGGCGCCGCCGTCGCCGCCGGCTGA
- a CDS encoding sulfotransferase — MIFIGGLGRSGTTLLERLLGEVPGVAPLGEVIHLWERGIIAREPCGCGEPFGACEFWRRVGIRAFGGWSSGLADRVLTLRRRVDRTRRIPALASQRLQVGLSGYTRAYSRVYEAAAKISGRPVVVDSSKHASLAFCLRTSPVVDLSVVHVVRDPRAVAYSWHRQVTRPESGGAMTRWPPVRTAVHWLVQNLAYELLARRRGTVIRVRYEDLLADPPAVLAALLGRLGLGGVALGFLRPGVAELSTAHTCAGNPMRFTVGALELTTDDTWRERQPRLHRWLVTALTWPLMLQYGYHPRGRPARDEARVPRIPAGVAAQECR; from the coding sequence GTGATCTTCATAGGTGGGCTGGGGCGTAGCGGTACGACGCTGCTTGAGCGGTTGCTGGGGGAGGTGCCGGGGGTGGCGCCCCTGGGCGAGGTGATCCATCTGTGGGAACGCGGGATCATCGCCAGGGAGCCGTGCGGGTGCGGGGAGCCGTTCGGGGCGTGCGAGTTCTGGCGGCGGGTCGGCATCCGCGCGTTCGGCGGCTGGTCGTCGGGTCTCGCCGACCGCGTCCTGACGTTGCGACGCCGGGTCGACCGCACCCGGCGTATCCCCGCGCTGGCCTCCCAGCGCCTCCAGGTGGGCCTCAGCGGGTACACCCGGGCATACTCCCGGGTGTACGAGGCGGCGGCCAAGATCTCCGGCCGCCCGGTCGTGGTCGACTCCAGCAAGCACGCCTCCCTCGCCTTCTGCCTGCGCACCTCACCCGTGGTCGATCTCAGCGTCGTGCACGTCGTCCGCGATCCGCGCGCGGTCGCCTACTCCTGGCACAGACAGGTCACCAGGCCCGAGAGCGGCGGCGCCATGACCCGCTGGCCCCCCGTGCGGACGGCCGTCCACTGGCTCGTGCAGAACCTCGCCTACGAGCTGCTCGCCCGGCGCCGCGGCACCGTCATCCGCGTCCGGTACGAAGACCTGCTCGCCGACCCTCCGGCCGTCCTGGCGGCGCTGCTGGGCCGCCTCGGGCTCGGCGGGGTCGCGCTCGGCTTCCTGCGGCCAGGTGTGGCCGAGCTGTCCACCGCCCACACCTGCGCGGGCAACCCCATGCGCTTCACGGTCGGCGCCCTCGAACTCACCACGGACGACACCTGGCGCGAACGCCAGCCGCGCCTGCACCGCTGGCTGGTCACCGCGCTGACCTGGCCGCTCATGCTCCAGTACGGCTACCACCCCCGCGGCCGTCCCGCCCGGGACGAGGCCCGCGTCCCACGCATCCCCGCCGGAGTCGCCGCCCAGGAGTGCCGATGA
- a CDS encoding glycosyltransferase family 2 protein, producing the protein MIPTRGDRPHHLRAALAAVLAQDVPGGVDVVVVVDRGNVAAVARQVDAIAVAGRGDVAAMTRQVSDASTRRSGRVRVMGNHLTPGLPGARNTGIAALGTPLVAFCDDDDLWLPGKLPAQLAALDADPAAEFAGCAVEVEYGTHRVTRLAGTDRVTARHLTRSRMMMVHSSTFLFRRGTIWPDESAPGGHNEDWDLALRAAGRHPIVYVDRPLVRVRWGGSAYVTRWADRIAGLEWMLARHPALAADRRGAARVYGQLAFHNAALGRRRAAGRWALRAFAARWGEPRAPIALAVALGLVSARSVLSVLHTRGHGI; encoded by the coding sequence GTGATCCCCACGCGCGGCGACCGCCCGCACCACCTGCGCGCCGCCCTCGCCGCGGTCCTGGCTCAGGACGTCCCCGGCGGGGTGGACGTCGTCGTGGTCGTGGACCGCGGGAACGTTGCCGCCGTCGCCCGCCAGGTGGACGCCATCGCGGTCGCGGGCCGCGGGGACGTGGCGGCCATGACCCGCCAGGTGAGCGACGCCTCCACGCGACGGTCCGGCCGGGTGCGCGTGATGGGCAACCACCTCACCCCCGGCCTGCCCGGGGCGCGCAACACGGGCATCGCCGCGCTCGGCACCCCGCTGGTGGCGTTCTGCGACGACGACGATCTGTGGCTGCCCGGCAAGCTGCCCGCGCAGCTCGCCGCGCTCGACGCCGACCCCGCGGCCGAGTTCGCCGGATGCGCCGTCGAGGTCGAGTACGGCACCCACCGCGTCACCCGCCTCGCCGGCACCGACCGCGTCACCGCCCGCCACCTCACGCGCTCGCGCATGATGATGGTCCACTCCTCGACGTTCCTGTTCCGGCGCGGCACCATCTGGCCCGACGAGAGCGCGCCCGGAGGGCACAACGAAGACTGGGACCTCGCGCTGCGCGCCGCCGGGCGGCATCCCATCGTCTACGTCGACCGCCCCCTGGTCCGCGTCCGCTGGGGCGGCTCGGCGTACGTCACCCGCTGGGCCGACCGCATCGCGGGCCTCGAATGGATGCTCGCCCGCCACCCCGCCCTCGCCGCCGACCGGCGCGGCGCCGCCCGCGTCTACGGGCAACTCGCCTTCCACAACGCCGCGCTCGGACGGCGCCGCGCGGCCGGGCGGTGGGCGTTACGCGCGTTCGCCGCCCGCTGGGGCGAGCCGAGGGCGCCCATCGCGCTGGCGGTCGCGCTCGGCCTGGTCTCCGCGCGCTCGGTGCTGAGCGTGCTGCACACCCGCGGGCACGGCATCTGA
- a CDS encoding WecB/TagA/CpsF family glycosyltransferase, with product MPPRTTTGAPRLTIGGLPVDALTEEEVVGHVVAALRRGEGGHVVTPNVDICRACARDPEVRAIIAGADLAVPDGMPLVWASRLLGTPVPDRVTGADLIWSLSEAAAANGLSIYLLGGPPGVPCKAAQVLRARFPGLRVAGGSAPPYGFEKTPEGFGAVREALVAADPDVVFVGLGFPKQDRLISMVRQDLPGAWFVGCGSAISFAAGTARRAPEWMQRSGLEWLFRLASEPGRLARRYLIDDLPFALRLLLVCLVKRLLCGRRPS from the coding sequence ATGCCGCCGCGCACGACGACCGGTGCCCCGCGGCTGACGATCGGCGGCCTTCCGGTGGACGCCCTCACCGAGGAGGAGGTGGTCGGCCACGTCGTCGCCGCCCTCCGGCGGGGGGAGGGCGGCCACGTGGTCACCCCGAACGTGGACATCTGCCGTGCCTGCGCCCGCGACCCCGAGGTGCGGGCCATCATCGCGGGCGCCGACCTCGCCGTCCCCGACGGCATGCCGCTGGTGTGGGCGTCCCGGCTGCTCGGCACGCCCGTCCCCGACCGCGTCACCGGCGCCGACCTGATCTGGTCGCTGTCGGAGGCGGCGGCGGCCAACGGCTTGTCGATCTACCTGCTCGGCGGGCCGCCGGGCGTCCCCTGCAAAGCCGCGCAGGTGCTGCGGGCCCGCTTCCCCGGCCTGCGGGTGGCCGGGGGGTCCGCGCCGCCGTACGGGTTCGAGAAGACGCCCGAGGGGTTCGGGGCCGTGCGCGAGGCGCTGGTGGCGGCCGATCCCGACGTGGTGTTCGTCGGGCTCGGGTTCCCCAAGCAGGACCGGCTGATCAGCATGGTCCGTCAGGATCTGCCGGGCGCCTGGTTCGTCGGCTGCGGGTCCGCCATCTCCTTCGCGGCGGGCACGGCGCGCAGGGCGCCCGAATGGATGCAGCGGTCCGGCCTGGAATGGCTGTTCCGCCTGGCCTCCGAGCCGGGCCGCCTCGCCCGCCGCTACCTGATCGACGATCTGCCGTTCGCGCTCCGCCTGCTCCTGGTGTGCCTGGTCAAGCGACTTCTCTGCGGGCGCCGCCCCTCCTGA